One stretch of Candidatus Schekmanbacteria bacterium DNA includes these proteins:
- a CDS encoding LptF/LptG family permease: MRIIDRYVIREFLKSLATTLLAFVAIYFIIDLFERVDDIIEHSVPISVVIKYYAYKLPFMAFNIFPFTLLFASLLTVRQFVANNEIVAITSSAISPYRFLFPIVILGIIFSVFLFAVNEMVLPYTNEKYEEYGYTIRGKI; the protein is encoded by the coding sequence ATGCGTATTATTGACAGATATGTAATTAGAGAATTTTTAAAGTCTTTGGCAACTACCTTGCTTGCTTTTGTGGCTATTTATTTCATAATCGACCTCTTTGAAAGAGTGGACGACATTATAGAACATTCTGTCCCCATTTCAGTAGTAATCAAATATTATGCTTACAAACTTCCCTTTATGGCTTTTAATATATTTCCTTTCACACTTCTTTTTGCATCACTATTGACTGTCCGACAATTTGTTGCAAACAATGAAATAGTAGCAATTACATCGAGCGCAATAAGTCCTTATCGTTTTCTATTCCCGATAGTTATATTAGGCATTATTTTTTCAGTCTTCCTTTTCGCAGTAAATGAAATGGTCCTTCCCTATACAAACGAAAAATATGAAGAATATGGATATACCATAAGAGGCAAAATC